The nucleotide sequence GCTATAAAGAAATCAACCGATTTGCCATCTCTGGCCTGAGCCGTATGGCACCTGTGGCCGTCATGCTGCTAGGTACTGGTACTTTGGCGGGCATTATTGCTAACTCTGGCCTTAAGTCAGGTCTTATTGATGGCCTTACCGCTTCAGGCTTGCCTTCTTATTTACTGGCTCCGATATCAGGCGCCATGATGTCACTGGCAACAGCGTCGACCACAGCAGGCACCGCCGTTGCTTCTAGCGTATTTAGTCAAACCATTCTTGAGCTGGGCGTTCCTGCGCTGGCCGGTGCTGCCATGATCCACGCCGGTGCCACAGTGTTTGACCATATGCCACACGGCAGCTTCTTCCATGCCACAGGCGGTTCAGTGAATATGCAAATGAGTGAACGACTGAAACTGATCCCTTATGAAACCGCGGTTGGTCTGATGATTGCCTTCGTATCCACCATGATGTTCGGCGTGTTCGGATTCACTTTCTAAGGTAATAAATAATGAAAATTGTAATTGCTCCTGATTCTTACAAAGAAAGCCTGACCGCGATGGAAGTGGCTCAAGCCATTGAGAATGGTTTTAAAAAAGTTATGCCTGATGCGCAGTACATCAAGTTGCCTATGGCTGATGGTGGTGAAGGCACAGTGCAGTCGCTGATTGATGCCACTGGCGGTGAATTGTTCAACTGCAAGGTTACTGGTCCACTTGGTACTCCAGTTGATGCTTTCTTTGGTATCACAGGTGAGCAGGGCGGTAAGCAGACTGCCATTATTGAAATGGCTGCGGCCTCGGGTCTGCATCTGGTGCCAAGCGCCCAGCGCAACCCGCTGATCACTACCACCTTTGGTACTGGCGAGCTGATTAAAGCGGCGCTGGACAAAGGTGTGTCTCACATCATTATCGGTATTGGCGGCAGCGCCACCAATGATGGCGGCATAGGTATGGCGCAGGCTCTCGGTATCAGCCTGACTGATGCTGCTGGCACAGAGCTCGGCTTTGGCGGCGGAGAGCTAGCAAAACTTGCGAGCATTAATATAGCGAAGCTCGACCCACGTTTGGCTGAAGTCACTATTGAAGTTGCTTGTGATGTTGATAACCCACTGTGTGGCCCTAAAGGTGCGTCGCAAGTGTTTGGACCGCAAAAAGGTGCAACGCCAGACATGGTGGCAGAGCTTGATAGCAATCTTGGCCACTATGCCGAGGTGATTGCTAAGCAGCTTGATGTTGAAGTGAATCATGTGGCAGGGGCGGGCGCCGCGGGTGGTATGGGCGCTGCATTAATTGGTTTACTTAAGGCCAATCTGCGCCCAGGCATTGAAATCGTGATGGACGCCGTCAACTTGAAAGCCCATTTGCAAGACGCAGATCTCGTCATCACAGGTGAGGGTCGCATCGATAGTCAAACCATTCACGGTAAGACACCCATTGGCGTAGCACGTTGTGCCAAGCAATTTAATCTGCCTGTTATTGGTATTTCAGGCTGTTTGAGCCAAGACTGCGCCGTAGTGCACGACCATGGCATAGACGCTGTGTTTGCCGTGGTATCTCGCTCGGTATCGCTGGAAGAGGCGCTCAAAGAAGCAGAATTTAACGTTGAATTGACTGCCCGTAATGTCGCGGCTGTATATCAGTTCAAGTGCTGAGACCTAAGCTAGTCTCAGAACCAACAAATTTCATATTTAACAATTAATAAGAATAATCAAAATGACCAAAATAATTCAAATTAAAGCTCGTGAAATCATGGATTCCCGCGGTAACCCAACCGTAGAGGCCGAAGTACACTTAGAAGGTGGTTTTATTGGTATGGCGGCCGCGCCATCGGGCGCCTCTACTGGTAGCCGCGAAGCGCTGGAACTGCGTGACGGCGACAAGAGTCGTTATTTAGGCAAAGGCGTATTAAAGGCTGTGGCTAACATCAATGGTCCAATCCGCGCGGCTTTGCTGGGTAAAGACGCCACAGCTCAAGCTGAGCTTGATGGCATAATGATCGCCCTTGATGGTACCGACAACAAAGACCAGCTGGGCGCTAACGCTATTTTGGCTGTGTCTCTGGCCGCTGCCAAAGCCGCTGCGGCTGCCAAGGGCATGCCACTGTATGCTCATATCGCTGAGCTCAATGGCACTGCGGGTCAGTACAGCATGCCAGTTCCTATGATGAATATTCTAAACGGCGGTGAGCACGCAGATAATAACGTCGATATTCAAGAGTTTATGGTTCAGCCTGTGGGCGCTAAGAGCTTCCGTGAAGCTTTGCGTATGGGCGCCGAAATTTTCCATCACTTAAAGCAAGTGCTGTCAGCCAAAGGCTTGAGCACCTCAGTGGGTGACGAAGGCGGTTTTGCGCCTAACTTGTCTTCTAACGCTGAGGCGCTGGCCGTGATTAAAGAAGCGGTTGCTGCGGCAGGTTATGAGCTGGGTAAAGATGTGACGCTGGCGCTCGACTGCGCGGCCTCTGAATTCTACAAAGAAGGCAAATATAAGTTATCTGGTGAAGGCAAAGAGTTCAGCGCAAACGAGTTTTCAGATTTCCTTCAATCACTGACCGAGCAGTACCCAATAGTCTCTATTGAAGATGGTTTAGATGAGTCTGACTGGGATGGCTGGGCCTACCAGACACAAATCATGGGCGATAAAATTCAGCTGGTGGGTGATGACTTGTTCGTGACTAACACTAAGATCTTAAACCGCGGTATCGAGAATCATATTGCTAACTCGATTCTGATTAAGTTCAACCAGATTGGCTCTTTGACTGAAACCTTAGCCGCTATCCGTATGGCGAAAGAGGCAGGTTACACAGTCGTGATTTCCCATCGCTCGGGTGAAACTGAAGATGCCACTATTGCTGACCTTGCAGTAGGTACTGCGGCTGGCCAAATCAAGACTGGTTCACTGTGCCGCTCTGATCGCGTCGCTAAATACAACCAACTGCTGCGTATCGAAGAGCAGTTAGGTGAAAAAGCGCCTTATCGCGGTTTGACTGAAATTAAAGGTCAGTAATAGCCCTGACTACTAAGCCTAAGGGTTTGAGCGAGTCTGATTAAAAGATTGCCCAAACCCCATCAGGCTTAAACATTGGCAAGCAGTGCCACATGACACAGACATCAGAAATTTGGAAATCAATATGTTTCGTAGAACCAAGATAGTAACCACCTTAGGCCCAGCAACGGATAAAGATGATAATCTCAAGCGCATTATTGCCGCAGGTGCCAACGTAGTGCGTCTGAACTTTTCTCACGGCTCAGCAGAAGATCATCTAGCCCGCGCTGAAAAGGTTCGAGAAATCGCCAAGTTACTCAACAAAAATGTGGCAATTTTGGGTGACTTGCAAGGCCCTAAAATCCGCGTGTCTACTTTTAAAGATGATCAGAAAATCAAACTGAATATCGATGATAGCTTTACCTTAGATGCCGAAATGGCCAAAGGTGAAGGCAATCAAGTTGCCGTAGGTATCGATTACAAATCACTGCCACAAGACGTAATCGTTGGCGATATCCTGATGCTGGATGACGGCCGCGTGCAGTTGCAAGTATCAGCCATTGATGGCGCTAAAATTCATACTAAAGTGACTGTTGCAGGCGTGCTGTCTAACAACAAAGGCATCAACAAGAAAGGCGGTGGTCTGTCTGCTGCGGCTCTGACCGATAAAGATAAAGCCGACATAATCACAGCCGCTAAAATCGGTGTGGATTATCTGGCGGTATCTTTCCCGCGCTCTGGTGCCGATATTGAATACGCTCGCCAATTGGCGACAGAAGCCGGTTGTAATGCCTTAATCGTTGCTAAGGTTGAGCGCGCTGAGACAGTGCAATGCGAAGCGGCTATGGATGATATTATCCACGCCAGTGACGTTATCATGGTAGCTCGCGGCGATTTGGGGGTTGAGATTGGTGATGCTGCGCTGGTTGCTGTGCAAAAGAGCCTTATCCGTCGCAGTCGTCAATTGAATAAAGTCGTGATCACTGCCACTCAGATGATGGAGTCAATGATCACAAGCCCAATGCCAACTCGCGCCGAAGTCATGGATGTGGCTAATGCCGTGCTAGATGGTACTGATGCTGTGATGCTATCGGCTGAAACTGCTGCGGGTGATTTCCCAGAAGAAACAGTAAAAGCCATGGCCAGTGTATGTCTTGGTGCAGAAGAGCACCCAAGCATTCAGTTGTCAGGCCATCGCCTGAACATTCGCTCAAGCTCTACAGAAGAGACCATTGCGCTGTCGACCATGTATGCCGCTAACCATTTAGACGGTATCAAGGCGATTGTTGCCCTGACTGAATCAGGACGCACTGCTAAGCTGATGTCGCGCATTAACTCTAATCTGCCGATTTTTGCCTTGTCTCGTCAGCAGGACGTACTCAATAAAATGGCGCTGTACCGCGGTGTTATGCCAATTGCTTTTGATACCCAAAGCTGCGGAGCAGACAATATCGCCACTAGCGCCCTGAATATGCTCAAGCAAACCGGTCATTTGCAAGCTGGTGATTTAGTACTGCTTACCCATGGCGATGCTATGGATGTGGTTGGTAGCACTAACACACTCAAGACTCTGATAGTAGCCTAAACTAAGGGCTCATGGAGCCTAGCGCCGAACAAACAAAAGCCGTAGCCTTGCTGCGGCTTTTTCGTTTACCGGCTTGAATCTAGCTTCTGCTAAAAAAGGTAAAATTTATTAGCTAAGATTTTTTCATCTATAAATTCATAAACTTTCACTATAAGCCTTGGCTGCTACACTTGGTAAAGGACGAATTTTAGGTTTGAGTTATGAAGGCAGGATGCACTTATGGATGAACTTGAAACTGTGCTGATAGTTGATGATATTAAAATGAATCAACTCATTATGAGCCAGTGTTTAAAAGGGTTATACCATGTAAGAGTGGCGCATAGCGGCCATGATTGCATTCGGCTAGCGAATATTGACCCGCAGCCCGATCTTATTTTGTTAGACGTGGTTATGCCTGAGTTCGATGGTTATCAAGTATGTCGCCATTTAAAAGATGATCCCAATACCTCAAAAATCCCCATCATATTTGTCACAGGTAAAGATACCGATGATGACGAGCAATACGGCTTAGAGTTAGGCGCCGTTGATTATATTACTAAACCTATTCGCCCAGCGATTGTAAAAGTTCGCGTATCCACTCATATCCAGCTTAAAAAACAGCGAGATACCTTGCAGTACTTAGCGCTGCACGATGCGTTAACCGGCCTTTTTAATCGCTATTTTTTAGAAGAATGCGCGCTGCAACGCATTGCTCGTTTTAAGCGCCATGATGAACCTTTATCTGTCGTTATGTTTGATGTGGATAACTTTAAAGCCATTAACGAC is from Shewanella sp. SNU WT4 and encodes:
- the pyk gene encoding pyruvate kinase, encoding MFRRTKIVTTLGPATDKDDNLKRIIAAGANVVRLNFSHGSAEDHLARAEKVREIAKLLNKNVAILGDLQGPKIRVSTFKDDQKIKLNIDDSFTLDAEMAKGEGNQVAVGIDYKSLPQDVIVGDILMLDDGRVQLQVSAIDGAKIHTKVTVAGVLSNNKGINKKGGGLSAAALTDKDKADIITAAKIGVDYLAVSFPRSGADIEYARQLATEAGCNALIVAKVERAETVQCEAAMDDIIHASDVIMVARGDLGVEIGDAALVAVQKSLIRRSRQLNKVVITATQMMESMITSPMPTRAEVMDVANAVLDGTDAVMLSAETAAGDFPEETVKAMASVCLGAEEHPSIQLSGHRLNIRSSSTEETIALSTMYAANHLDGIKAIVALTESGRTAKLMSRINSNLPIFALSRQQDVLNKMALYRGVMPIAFDTQSCGADNIATSALNMLKQTGHLQAGDLVLLTHGDAMDVVGSTNTLKTLIVA
- a CDS encoding glycerate kinase; this translates as MKIVIAPDSYKESLTAMEVAQAIENGFKKVMPDAQYIKLPMADGGEGTVQSLIDATGGELFNCKVTGPLGTPVDAFFGITGEQGGKQTAIIEMAAASGLHLVPSAQRNPLITTTFGTGELIKAALDKGVSHIIIGIGGSATNDGGIGMAQALGISLTDAAGTELGFGGGELAKLASINIAKLDPRLAEVTIEVACDVDNPLCGPKGASQVFGPQKGATPDMVAELDSNLGHYAEVIAKQLDVEVNHVAGAGAAGGMGAALIGLLKANLRPGIEIVMDAVNLKAHLQDADLVITGEGRIDSQTIHGKTPIGVARCAKQFNLPVIGISGCLSQDCAVVHDHGIDAVFAVVSRSVSLEEALKEAEFNVELTARNVAAVYQFKC
- the eno gene encoding phosphopyruvate hydratase, with amino-acid sequence MTKIIQIKAREIMDSRGNPTVEAEVHLEGGFIGMAAAPSGASTGSREALELRDGDKSRYLGKGVLKAVANINGPIRAALLGKDATAQAELDGIMIALDGTDNKDQLGANAILAVSLAAAKAAAAAKGMPLYAHIAELNGTAGQYSMPVPMMNILNGGEHADNNVDIQEFMVQPVGAKSFREALRMGAEIFHHLKQVLSAKGLSTSVGDEGGFAPNLSSNAEALAVIKEAVAAAGYELGKDVTLALDCAASEFYKEGKYKLSGEGKEFSANEFSDFLQSLTEQYPIVSIEDGLDESDWDGWAYQTQIMGDKIQLVGDDLFVTNTKILNRGIENHIANSILIKFNQIGSLTETLAAIRMAKEAGYTVVISHRSGETEDATIADLAVGTAAGQIKTGSLCRSDRVAKYNQLLRIEEQLGEKAPYRGLTEIKGQ
- a CDS encoding diguanylate cyclase, encoding MDELETVLIVDDIKMNQLIMSQCLKGLYHVRVAHSGHDCIRLANIDPQPDLILLDVVMPEFDGYQVCRHLKDDPNTSKIPIIFVTGKDTDDDEQYGLELGAVDYITKPIRPAIVKVRVSTHIQLKKQRDTLQYLALHDALTGLFNRYFLEECALQRIARFKRHDEPLSVVMFDVDNFKAINDTYGHDMGDLVLKSIAELLRKLTRKEDVVARIGGEEFVILMDCSLEVAATKTEKIRLALAESYPGALLVTASFGVATATKELMVFADLLKKADLAVYQAKANGKNQVVCADDAASTAK